In Romeriopsis navalis LEGE 11480, one genomic interval encodes:
- a CDS encoding TetR/AcrR family transcriptional regulator has translation MARLREFDTDVALDAAMQAFWLGGYEATSMADLMAAMGLNKGSIYKAFNDKHSLFMLALRQYLDQSNAFSRQCLEDAVSPKAGVADLLHTIVAQRGNDQARRGCFMLNSLVELAPHDEAVRTLLEAHLSHKQTMLAGAIAKGQSLGEFRADIPAADLSLMVLNLLQSLVIRSKGGVAVAALQQQVDILLKLLA, from the coding sequence ATGGCGCGCTTACGCGAATTTGACACAGATGTGGCTTTGGATGCAGCAATGCAGGCTTTTTGGCTGGGCGGCTATGAAGCAACGTCGATGGCAGATTTGATGGCGGCGATGGGCTTGAACAAGGGCAGTATCTACAAGGCATTTAACGATAAGCATTCGTTGTTTATGTTGGCCTTGCGGCAGTACTTAGATCAGAGTAATGCCTTTAGTCGTCAGTGTTTGGAGGATGCCGTTTCGCCTAAGGCCGGGGTGGCGGATTTGCTCCATACGATCGTTGCTCAGCGAGGGAACGATCAGGCGCGGCGCGGCTGCTTTATGCTGAATTCCCTAGTGGAATTAGCGCCCCATGATGAGGCGGTCAGAACACTCTTGGAAGCACATTTGAGCCATAAGCAGACGATGCTGGCCGGGGCGATCGCCAAGGGGCAATCCTTGGGGGAGTTTCGTGCGGATATTCCAGCCGCTGATCTGAGCCTAATGGTGCTGAATTTGCTTCAGAGTTTGGTGATTCGTTCTAAGGGAGGTGTGGCTGTGGCGGCCCTGCAACAGCAAGTCGATATTCTGCTGAAGCTGCTGGCTTGA
- a CDS encoding class I SAM-dependent methyltransferase, whose amino-acid sequence MTVAQDTSPGLASRLVNGVLAIKPLFNVAKRQARSMMIKRAAAIGVDWHSEVQQLRARDSELDFDPAWEQELAQIQNPALIYPDYYLQPFHAYDQGNLSWEAATEVEVAAKAVHSRLWPETNAGSTMRLRHNYLDALNAQFTTAPRAILDMGCSVGISTFALQTAYPQAQITGVDLSPYFLAIAQYRAQQQAKQSFPAIQWKHAAAESTGLPDNSIDFVSAFLLCHELPQTATREILQEARRVLRPGGYFAMMDSNPKAEGYVKMPPYILTLLKSTEPYMDDYFAFDFEQAFVDAGFAPPIRSITSPRHHTLIAQVR is encoded by the coding sequence ATGACTGTTGCACAAGACACATCCCCTGGTTTGGCGTCACGTTTAGTCAATGGGGTTTTAGCGATCAAACCACTATTTAACGTTGCTAAGCGGCAAGCCCGTTCAATGATGATCAAACGTGCGGCAGCGATCGGGGTTGACTGGCACAGCGAAGTGCAACAGCTACGCGCTCGGGATAGCGAACTCGATTTCGATCCAGCCTGGGAACAGGAATTAGCCCAAATCCAAAATCCTGCTCTGATCTATCCCGACTACTATTTACAACCGTTTCATGCCTATGACCAGGGCAACTTGAGCTGGGAAGCCGCCACAGAAGTCGAAGTTGCCGCCAAGGCAGTACATTCGCGACTCTGGCCCGAAACCAATGCCGGCAGCACAATGCGACTGCGGCATAACTATCTCGATGCCCTCAATGCCCAGTTCACCACTGCACCGCGAGCGATATTGGACATGGGCTGCAGCGTTGGCATTAGTACCTTCGCCTTGCAAACAGCCTATCCCCAAGCACAAATTACGGGCGTGGATCTATCGCCTTACTTCTTAGCGATCGCCCAATATCGTGCGCAACAGCAGGCTAAACAATCATTCCCGGCCATTCAGTGGAAGCATGCCGCCGCCGAATCGACTGGTTTGCCGGATAATTCGATCGATTTCGTCTCTGCTTTCTTGCTGTGCCATGAGCTGCCCCAAACCGCCACCCGGGAAATCCTCCAAGAAGCACGCCGTGTTCTACGTCCTGGCGGTTATTTTGCGATGATGGATTCTAATCCCAAGGCGGAAGGCTATGTCAAAATGCCCCCCTACATTTTGACGCTGCTCAAAAGCACAGAACCGTACATGGATGATTATTTCGCGTTTGACTTTGAGCAGGCGTTCGTTGATGCAGGCTTCGCGCCGCCGATTCGCAGCATCACCAGTCCCCGGCACCATACGCTGATTGCACAAGTCCGGTGA